A stretch of DNA from Montipora foliosa isolate CH-2021 chromosome 4, ASM3666993v2, whole genome shotgun sequence:
GTGCAGCTTCAATGCAACCAGTGTGTATGCAACGCCGATTATGAGGAGGGGCAGGGCGTACTGGAAAATGAACAAGCTTAAGGTATAAATTTTAACTGCGATAGGGAAAGGCCAATCTTCACCACAGTATCCATCTTTGATTTCGAGTGCCAGTGTATAAGGAAGCACGAGAATCAAGGACATGAGCCATGTTGAGGAGATGATGATGGCGGTCTGAATGGTACTAAAGCGCGGCTTCCACGGATGAATCACAGCTCGATACCTTGATAATACAAATATTTTTTATAAGTCAAGGAGATACATCAGGCCAACCACCTTGTTATTCAGGGTAGGTCGATTGCTAACATCTTAGGAATCCCAGAGAATCAGAATAAGTTCAGAGAGACAACAGAGTGGGATTTTTTGTATCCGAGCAACCAATGATTACACCCATGCTATAGTGACATAACATAAAGTGTCAAGTGtttaattcttttgtttctATTCATCATTAAAAGGGAGAGTATCACGGTATTGCGCATGTTCTAGCCGTAACGAATGCTATTATTTATGAACCAATCGAAAGCAACGTTATAATTTCGCGCGGGAAATTGACACATAAGCGTAAACATTTCTCGATTATTAAACAATCACTAATGGGCTAAGGGCAGTTAACTTTGCAGATAACTGAGCGATAAAAAACTTTCTCGCGTACGTGAAAATTTCCCGCACGAATTATAACGTCGCTTCCGATTGGCTTATAAACTTTGACATTCGTTACGGCTACGGCTGATATAGAGCTGATATGGAGtgttttcacttgacgtcagggagggccatgttggtgttcctaaaaAATAGAACGGCGGCCACactggtgtacccaactaatcccctgggaattgagctctattatcgtgcaaacgttttcctttgtttccgtGGAAAAACTGATCTCGTGAGTAAAAACACTCTATTCCTTagccgagaagacttgaaagtctaaccatttgcaacaaatgcagtactttctcctcagttatttttaagggcctgagtgttggtccaacCCGGGTTCTGAACCCCGTGATCACCCCCGCACGATTCAAGCCGATGCTCatccaactgagccaccggtcgTCGGTCACTTTTTCATTTGTCAAACTCACCTATCGTAACTAATGGCTGCAAGCGTTGCGGCGGAACAATTTGTGAAGAGAGTCATTGCAGGCCACAGAACTTTGCACATAGCAGCACCAAGCGGCCACATTGGAGCCGTCACTTTAAGCACCACATCAAATGGAATACATAACAAGGCTACCATCAGATCAGACACGGCTAGGTTCACAAGCAAGTAATTGCGCGTTGTTCGCATGCGCGGTGTTTGAAATATTACCAAGCACACAAGAGTGTTGCCGGTCATGCCGATAAGAAATATGATGGTGAAGAAAGTGTACTCTGTGACTTGAATTGCAGTTATCCCGTCATCAGTTGTGTTCACCATTTTGACGTTTACTCAAAAGCTAACGTGAGTACCCGCTTTCATTAACCAGTGCCAGCCAAGTGAAGACAACCCCTCCACCCCTAATCAATCAGTGACGGAGATCCTTATGCCTGTTATGAAGAGAGTAAAAAAGGGcgttatgtattttttttttcatcacagtATACGCAAAGGGAGTAATTACGTTTAAAAAGGCCTGATACATTATTGGTTCCTGTTTCCTTTTATTCTTGAGAAATCGAGAGGTGCTAATTGAGAAATGTCGGAAGCTACTGTCCTTCAGTTAAAAATTGAGCCAAGTCAAATTTTAGCTACAGGAACAACAACggcacaaagcaagaatatcattggctgcacgtgcagcacgaattttccgtgcatttctttgccgtactccacaaaacaacaacttgaatcACCAAACTCTAGATTTTGACGACAAATTGAGCATACAACAATGAACCATTTATCTTCTAAAATATTTATACTTTAAAACCATTCCTACCCATCCGGTTACAGGATAGTCGCACGTattgtacaacgtgaacaaaacggaaaaatcgcgaaatacttgcgatagcgctgaGTTTTATTTTTGAGCGACGTTGCCGTTGTCCTTGCTGTCCTATTatagagatttagcatcacgtttagGTGAAACGCAAACGTCGgcttgccgtttcacgtttAACGTAAAATCACGGATGGAGGGTTGCTTCGCGTGACTCACGGCAACTCGAGTATTTAGTTACTAaaaagtaaaaccaaaatcTCGTATAATTTTTGACAaacattttgaggaaaaatgtTTTCTAAAAACCGCTTGGAGGGCAGAGGATACATCCCAGACCAGTATCTGTTCCAACAAAGTTTGTGTTAACTGTAGAAAGAAGAAAACTATCCAAAGCAAAACGTTGAAGGAAGTGAACAAATGATCAAAATGTAGCCACTGAATTAGATTTTGTTTGAAATGATGATCTAGAATTCTGTCAACCTTTATACAGAACTCTAGAGTCTCTAGCACCACCTGAAAGCAAGGATCCTGAGCTTAAACAACAGTTTGAAGAGAAGATATCTCGCAGTCTACATGGCAAAACAAATGAACTCGAGAAACAGTTTGAGGAGGAAAGAAATCATGGCTAGAAAAAGCTTTTTAAACACTGTACTGTGAGAGAGCTTTCAACATTAATAGTA
This window harbors:
- the LOC137999245 gene encoding orexin receptor type 2-like — protein: MVNTTDDGITAIQVTEYTFFTIIFLIGMTGNTLVCLVIFQTPRMRTTRNYLLVNLAVSDLMVALLCIPFDVVLKVTAPMWPLGAAMCKVLWPAMTLFTNCSAATLAAISYDRYRAVIHPWKPRFSTIQTAIIISSTWLMSLILVLPYTLALEIKDGYCGEDWPFPIAVKIYTLSLFIFQYALPLLIIGVAYTLVALKLHEQASRIAKNRQASGISDSAYNKVMMASNKCNDFAEESDLPSNEPSALTKLRSEKNHPQSPTKRKASSARQEEKRLKRNTKIVKMLVVVVLLYAICLLPNQVVWLWHEFGSGKKWTHINTFLTFGSIMVYVNSCVNPLLYAGMNDEFRKGFLRILKCWLNVRIQNT